A section of the Pediococcus inopinatus genome encodes:
- a CDS encoding APC family permease, whose translation MSLRGRIFRKESRDRYIERDNRFEKTMNGWDLIALGIGAVIGTGIFILPGTVAATKAGPAIILSFVVAAIVCSVAAMCYAEFSSALPVAGSAYSYGNVVFGEIVGWILGWALILEYVLAVAAVSTGWSAYFSSFISGFGLHIPQALSGPFDPAHGTYINIVAIIIVCIIALFLSKGLKSSLRINNIMVIVKLVIIVLFLLIGAFYVKPSNWHPFMPFGVKGMFQGASTVFFAYLGFDAVSSSAAEVKDPDHNMPFGIIGTLIIATVLYIGVSIVLTGMIPFTKLNVADPVAFALQAVNQNWLAGLLSLGALAGMTTMMVTMIFSSSRLVYSTGRDGLLPKTLGKVSANHSPLHAMTVVTIVIAILGGLVPLDQLTNLVNIGTLIAFAVVSFGIIPLRKRKDIPNHGFKVPFYPVLPIISGFLCIFLMTTLSKETWIASLLWFAFGLLIYFTYGIHHSQLAQKDNEKK comes from the coding sequence ATGTCATTACGCGGACGAATTTTCCGCAAAGAAAGTCGTGATCGTTACATTGAGCGCGACAACCGTTTCGAAAAAACCATGAACGGTTGGGATTTAATTGCCCTTGGAATTGGTGCCGTCATTGGTACCGGAATCTTTATTTTACCTGGAACCGTCGCCGCAACCAAAGCTGGTCCTGCCATTATTCTTTCCTTCGTGGTTGCTGCCATTGTTTGTTCTGTCGCTGCCATGTGTTACGCTGAATTTTCTTCCGCGTTGCCCGTTGCCGGTAGCGCCTATTCTTATGGGAACGTCGTGTTTGGTGAAATCGTCGGTTGGATTTTAGGTTGGGCCCTCATTTTAGAGTATGTCCTGGCCGTCGCGGCGGTTTCCACCGGTTGGTCGGCCTACTTTAGTTCATTTATATCAGGATTTGGCCTTCATATTCCTCAAGCCTTGTCTGGCCCATTTGATCCTGCCCATGGGACTTACATAAATATTGTGGCCATCATAATCGTTTGTATCATTGCGTTATTTCTATCGAAAGGATTGAAATCATCCCTTCGAATTAACAACATCATGGTCATCGTCAAACTTGTGATTATCGTGCTATTTTTACTAATTGGCGCATTTTACGTCAAGCCAAGTAATTGGCATCCCTTTATGCCCTTTGGTGTTAAAGGGATGTTCCAAGGCGCTTCTACCGTTTTCTTTGCTTATCTTGGGTTCGATGCCGTTTCTTCTTCGGCAGCCGAAGTAAAAGATCCAGATCACAACATGCCATTTGGAATTATCGGGACTTTGATTATCGCAACCGTCCTGTACATTGGCGTTTCAATCGTATTGACTGGGATGATTCCATTCACCAAATTAAACGTCGCAGATCCCGTGGCCTTTGCTTTACAAGCTGTTAATCAAAACTGGCTAGCTGGTCTTTTATCTTTAGGCGCATTAGCCGGGATGACCACCATGATGGTGACAATGATCTTTAGTAGCTCCCGATTAGTTTATTCCACTGGTCGTGATGGCTTATTGCCAAAAACATTGGGCAAAGTTAGTGCTAATCATTCGCCACTCCATGCCATGACGGTTGTCACAATTGTCATTGCCATTTTGGGTGGTCTAGTTCCTTTGGACCAATTAACTAACCTTGTTAACATTGGTACACTAATTGCGTTTGCCGTTGTATCCTTTGGAATTATTCCCCTTCGGAAACGAAAAGATATCCCTAATCATGGATTTAAAGTCCCATTTTATCCAGTATTACCAATCATTTCGGGATTCTTATGTATCTTCTTAATGACCACTTTATCTAAGGAAACCTGGATTGCGTCTCTATTGTGGTTTGCATTTGGTCTACTAATTTACTTTACTTACGGAATTCATCACAGCCAACTGGCACAAAAAGATAACGAAAAAAAGTAA
- a CDS encoding PfkB family carbohydrate kinase gives MLIEDLSTVGSVSMSIATPVVTVFGEQPAILPSILLSTHTGGFGQPASVSMETAIPEFRHHWQTADVRFKNVLIGYLGNNQKVYHEVNNLLKADQPNLVVLDPAFADHGKLYTGMTAVVVENYLQLCKHVQVFLPNFTEACLILNRKVPEHVTKSELAIILAELSKKTGLSKVAITGIERDNQIGMVFMSDQQVKYVSSQKVSGDYFGTGDLFSSLVFEFLLNQESFETALTLANQWTSEAVADTIKQISRDPRMGVRLQTVFSKILAYKGS, from the coding sequence TTGTTAATCGAAGACTTATCTACAGTTGGATCAGTTTCTATGAGTATTGCCACGCCAGTCGTAACTGTATTCGGGGAACAGCCAGCCATTTTGCCTTCAATCCTTTTGTCCACACACACCGGTGGTTTTGGGCAACCTGCCTCAGTATCCATGGAAACAGCAATCCCAGAATTTCGTCACCATTGGCAAACAGCCGATGTTCGTTTTAAAAATGTTTTAATTGGATATCTAGGTAATAATCAAAAAGTCTATCATGAAGTAAACAACTTGTTAAAGGCGGATCAGCCTAATCTGGTGGTTTTAGATCCCGCATTTGCCGATCATGGAAAGTTGTACACAGGGATGACTGCGGTAGTTGTGGAGAACTATTTGCAGTTGTGTAAGCATGTTCAAGTGTTTCTGCCGAATTTTACAGAAGCTTGCTTGATTTTGAATCGGAAAGTACCTGAGCATGTCACTAAATCAGAATTGGCTATAATTCTTGCCGAGCTTTCAAAAAAAACGGGTCTCTCTAAAGTTGCCATCACTGGAATTGAACGAGATAACCAAATTGGCATGGTATTTATGAGTGACCAACAAGTTAAATATGTTTCTTCCCAAAAAGTTTCCGGAGATTATTTTGGTACTGGAGATCTTTTCTCGAGTTTGGTATTTGAATTTCTTTTAAATCAAGAATCATTTGAGACTGCTTTAACCCTTGCCAATCAATGGACAAGTGAAGCAGTAGCTGATACAATCAAACAAATTTCACGAGACCCACGAATGGGAGTTCGGTTACAAACTGTTTTTTCAAAAATATTAGCATACAAGGGGAGTTAA
- a CDS encoding ECF transporter S component produces the protein MHNNQLRKIIVTALFAAIIFIGISVFQIPIPAMIGRPFVHFGNALTALAIMFLGFGYGSLAGAIGLGLFDVTHGYASTAYLTIIEVIIVAAVVTLVFRLLRRDDTKKWHIVLVAFVAGFTKIFTSFGNSVIEGVAYEGMQLHAAVVGAIASEPATIVNSITTFVLVMILYYPLKNILKRSGLG, from the coding sequence ATGCATAACAATCAATTAAGAAAAATTATCGTTACGGCGTTATTTGCTGCAATTATTTTTATTGGTATTTCAGTATTTCAAATTCCAATTCCTGCCATGATTGGCCGGCCATTTGTCCACTTTGGCAATGCCTTGACCGCTTTAGCAATTATGTTTTTAGGTTTCGGATACGGATCGTTAGCAGGGGCAATTGGGTTGGGACTGTTTGATGTCACCCATGGATATGCAAGTACGGCCTATCTCACAATCATTGAAGTGATTATTGTGGCGGCAGTTGTCACCTTGGTGTTCCGACTTTTGCGGCGTGATGATACAAAAAAATGGCATATTGTCCTTGTCGCATTTGTAGCTGGATTCACGAAAATTTTTACTTCATTTGGGAACTCAGTGATTGAAGGGGTTGCGTATGAAGGGATGCAATTACATGCGGCAGTTGTTGGGGCGATTGCCAGCGAACCCGCGACCATCGTTAATTCGATTACCACGTTTGTACTAGTGATGATTCTTTATTATCCATTAAAAAATATCTTAAAACGCTCAGGATTAGGTTAA
- a CDS encoding Fur family transcriptional regulator: protein MDTKLTAAIEVLKQNNLKITQQRQTLIQIMTQHENKYIDVTQVDEQMRTHYPKMSHNTVYRNLKEFESIGLVEQIIQGEHAQVKYQCDVTQQHHHHFICTNCGKVEEVEMCPLDFFERQLPGYQISGHRFELYGLCANCAKKQQA from the coding sequence ATGGATACCAAGTTAACCGCTGCAATTGAAGTACTAAAACAAAATAATTTAAAAATCACGCAACAACGTCAAACCTTAATTCAGATTATGACGCAACATGAAAACAAATATATTGATGTCACTCAAGTAGATGAACAAATGCGGACCCATTATCCTAAAATGAGTCATAACACCGTTTATCGTAACTTAAAAGAATTTGAATCCATCGGCTTGGTAGAGCAAATTATTCAAGGTGAGCATGCCCAAGTAAAGTATCAGTGTGACGTCACTCAACAACATCATCACCACTTTATCTGTACGAATTGTGGCAAGGTAGAAGAAGTGGAGATGTGTCCACTTGATTTCTTTGAACGCCAATTACCGGGCTATCAGATTTCAGGGCATCGCTTTGAGTTATACGGACTATGTGCCAACTGTGCAAAAAAGCAGCAAGCCTAA
- a CDS encoding DUF6681 family protein produces the protein MFSIIDMINHYLGYINVNLKLKNRIYTIVGFVGNFYMLYLAYRFFENGRWLRGLGFIAVFIIFLYFLIMNIYYYFTTKKAPFDISPKIEKILGGKPREAIENENLRNRANRGRTAIVPSTGIFEKNSILPATIKSNQSDLHNIQQLAEQMIQNNFAMADYEGLSDDEILNHLQESNETEMNAIGQGMPFPYFELREEDGEANVYAGMNQMSLVRIGKVASVGLSDYFSAKKQYELYLAQAVLIGGQRKFAGRSSLMTEEAPYQAKIQMAYKKREDETTQVRRKSY, from the coding sequence TTGTTTTCAATTATTGATATGATTAACCATTACTTAGGTTATATTAACGTTAATCTAAAACTAAAAAATCGCATTTATACCATTGTTGGTTTTGTCGGTAACTTTTACATGTTATATCTGGCATATCGCTTCTTCGAAAATGGTCGCTGGCTCCGGGGCCTTGGATTTATTGCGGTTTTTATTATTTTTCTCTACTTTTTGATTATGAATATTTATTATTATTTCACCACTAAAAAGGCGCCGTTTGATATTTCGCCCAAAATCGAAAAAATATTAGGCGGAAAGCCACGAGAAGCAATCGAAAACGAAAATCTGCGTAACCGGGCAAACCGAGGTCGAACAGCAATTGTGCCCTCCACCGGAATTTTTGAGAAAAATTCAATTTTACCAGCCACAATCAAATCTAATCAGAGCGATCTACACAATATTCAGCAACTTGCAGAACAAATGATTCAAAATAATTTTGCGATGGCAGACTATGAAGGCCTTAGCGATGATGAAATTTTAAATCATTTGCAGGAATCTAACGAAACGGAAATGAATGCCATTGGTCAAGGGATGCCTTTTCCATATTTTGAACTTCGTGAAGAAGATGGTGAGGCTAATGTGTACGCTGGGATGAATCAGATGAGCTTAGTGCGAATTGGTAAAGTAGCTAGTGTTGGCCTATCAGATTACTTTAGCGCCAAAAAACAATATGAGTTATATTTGGCACAGGCCGTTTTGATTGGTGGACAGCGAAAATTTGCCGGGCGTTCCAGTTTGATGACTGAAGAAGCACCTTATCAAGCAAAAATTCAAATGGCGTACAAAAAAAGGGAAGATGAAACTACCCAAGTAAGAAGAAAATCGTATTAA
- a CDS encoding amino acid ABC transporter ATP-binding protein: MSMIEFHDVEKYYGDFHALHNINLTIEAGETVVLIGPSGSGKSTLIRTVNGLERINQGQLIVDGFDLADKKTDMNKIRKNVGMVFQHFNLYQNKTVLENIMLAPRIVLKKDEAKNKELAMQLLDKVGLADKAQSYPAQVSGGQAQRIAIARSLAMEPKCILFDEPTSALDPEMIDDVLNVMKDIARDSSMTMLVVTHEMGFAREVGDRVIFMADGHILEDDTKEKFFDGQPSNERAKQFLSKIIKH; encoded by the coding sequence ATGTCAATGATTGAATTTCACGATGTTGAAAAGTACTATGGAGATTTCCATGCCTTACACAATATTAATTTGACAATTGAAGCCGGAGAAACAGTTGTTTTAATTGGACCATCTGGTTCTGGAAAAAGTACGTTGATTCGAACAGTCAACGGATTGGAACGCATCAATCAAGGCCAACTAATTGTTGATGGATTTGATCTGGCTGATAAGAAAACGGATATGAACAAAATCCGTAAAAATGTCGGAATGGTATTTCAACATTTTAATCTTTATCAAAATAAAACGGTTTTGGAAAATATTATGTTAGCTCCTCGAATTGTTTTAAAAAAGGATGAAGCTAAGAATAAAGAACTTGCTATGCAGCTTTTGGACAAGGTAGGGTTGGCCGACAAGGCACAAAGTTATCCTGCTCAAGTTTCTGGTGGCCAAGCACAACGAATCGCCATTGCTCGTAGTTTAGCCATGGAACCTAAGTGTATCTTGTTTGATGAACCCACAAGTGCCCTTGATCCAGAAATGATCGATGATGTTTTGAACGTTATGAAAGATATCGCGCGAGATTCCAGCATGACAATGTTGGTTGTTACACATGAAATGGGATTTGCGCGTGAAGTGGGTGATCGGGTTATTTTCATGGCTGATGGACATATTTTGGAAGATGATACCAAGGAGAAATTCTTTGATGGGCAGCCTTCAAATGAACGAGCAAAGCAGTTTCTTAGCAAGATTATTAAGCACTAG
- a CDS encoding transporter substrate-binding domain-containing protein gives MKKIIRYLGLLTSLCALVMILSSCGATTTKSQSVLSNAEKSNTIVWGVKADTKLFGLMDVNDSTIKGFDVDMAKALTKQILGPSGKASFIQVSSQTRIPLLKNGNIDAIIATMTITPERQKVVDFSDHYFNAGQSLMVKDGSSIKSVKDLNKTGTQVLAVTGANSVENFQKVAPKAKVLELQDYAQALQALKSGQGKALTTDNGILLGMAAENPGYKVVGGAFTKEPYGIAVNKGQKPFVNKINQAMVKLRENGEYDRIVKKWFGNISGFDYKEAEK, from the coding sequence ATGAAAAAAATAATTCGATATTTAGGATTGCTGACCTCGCTGTGTGCGCTCGTCATGATTCTTAGTAGTTGTGGTGCAACGACAACCAAGAGTCAAAGTGTCTTGAGCAATGCAGAGAAGAGCAACACAATTGTTTGGGGTGTCAAAGCTGACACCAAACTGTTTGGGTTGATGGACGTAAATGATTCGACCATTAAAGGGTTTGATGTTGATATGGCCAAGGCGCTCACAAAACAAATTCTAGGACCAAGTGGAAAAGCTAGTTTTATTCAGGTTTCTAGTCAAACTCGGATTCCACTGTTGAAGAACGGTAATATTGATGCCATTATTGCCACAATGACCATTACACCTGAACGTCAAAAAGTGGTTGATTTTTCTGATCATTATTTTAATGCCGGTCAATCCTTGATGGTAAAAGACGGCAGTTCAATTAAAAGTGTCAAAGATTTAAACAAGACAGGAACTCAGGTTTTGGCTGTTACAGGTGCTAATTCGGTTGAAAACTTCCAAAAAGTGGCGCCTAAGGCCAAAGTTTTGGAATTACAAGATTACGCCCAAGCACTACAAGCCTTGAAGTCTGGTCAAGGAAAGGCCCTGACAACGGATAATGGGATTCTTCTAGGAATGGCTGCTGAAAACCCAGGATATAAAGTTGTGGGTGGCGCCTTTACTAAGGAACCTTATGGAATTGCCGTGAACAAGGGACAAAAACCATTTGTAAATAAGATCAATCAAGCCATGGTAAAACTTCGCGAAAATGGTGAGTACGATCGCATTGTTAAAAAGTGGTTTGGTAACATTTCTGGATTTGACTATAAGGAGGCAGAGAAATGA
- a CDS encoding amino acid ABC transporter permease, producing the protein MISIIANHWQDLLYGLGQTLLCSILALFFSLIIGSFFAIFEVVPSKTLRIIARVYIEIFRNIPLLVITMFFYVVIPMFFVKVNGFTAGTIGLTIYTSAFIAETVRSGIQSVDPGQMEGARANGMTFSQAMRFVVLPQAFRIVIPPLGNQFINLVKNSSVLAFVAGFDLMYQGNTIASTSFDTLNAYFVVGILYLIITMPLSYYMRYLEKRLD; encoded by the coding sequence ATGATTAGTATTATCGCGAATCATTGGCAAGACCTCCTCTATGGATTAGGTCAAACGTTGTTATGCAGTATTTTAGCGCTCTTTTTTAGTCTGATTATTGGTTCGTTTTTTGCCATTTTTGAAGTGGTTCCCAGTAAAACACTGAGAATTATTGCGAGAGTCTATATTGAAATTTTCCGAAACATTCCTTTATTGGTAATTACCATGTTCTTTTACGTGGTCATTCCAATGTTCTTTGTGAAGGTAAACGGCTTTACTGCCGGAACGATCGGCCTGACGATTTATACATCGGCATTTATTGCAGAAACCGTCCGTTCGGGAATCCAGTCAGTGGATCCTGGCCAAATGGAAGGGGCCCGCGCAAACGGGATGACCTTTTCGCAAGCAATGCGGTTTGTTGTTTTACCACAAGCATTCCGAATTGTTATTCCACCATTGGGTAACCAATTTATTAATTTAGTGAAGAATTCCTCTGTCTTGGCCTTTGTGGCGGGATTTGATTTGATGTATCAAGGTAATACAATCGCTTCAACAAGTTTTGATACACTGAATGCCTACTTTGTAGTAGGAATTTTGTACTTAATTATCACGATGCCGCTTAGCTATTATATGCGATATCTTGAAAAACGTTTGGATTAG
- a CDS encoding amino acid ABC transporter permease: protein MQNFINAYSWVNIHYLLEGLWITIEVSVVSIVFSYILGAILGLIRYIKVKYLSAVVGFVIDLIRNLPLLLIIFFTYFGLPNIGIRLNPIWSSILAMTIFESAMLAEIIRSGIGAVDSGQMEGARANGLSYWAAMWHIVLPQAQKKMIPTIVSQFISLIKDTSLATIIVLPDLMYHAQIIYGQNSNYILPMFLALAVMYFVVCYMLSILSHYLEKRLA from the coding sequence TTGCAAAATTTTATTAATGCTTATTCTTGGGTAAATATTCATTATCTCCTTGAAGGACTTTGGATTACGATTGAGGTTTCGGTGGTTTCGATTGTATTTAGTTATATTTTAGGAGCTATTTTAGGGCTGATTCGTTATATCAAAGTTAAATACTTATCAGCTGTTGTTGGCTTTGTCATTGATTTGATTCGTAATTTACCATTGTTGCTGATTATTTTCTTCACTTACTTTGGTCTTCCAAACATAGGGATTCGTTTAAATCCGATTTGGTCATCCATTTTAGCGATGACGATCTTTGAATCAGCCATGTTAGCAGAGATTATTCGTAGTGGGATTGGTGCAGTGGACTCTGGTCAAATGGAAGGGGCCCGGGCAAACGGGCTTTCATACTGGGCGGCCATGTGGCACATTGTTTTGCCACAAGCACAAAAGAAAATGATTCCAACAATTGTGAGCCAATTCATTTCATTGATTAAGGATACTTCCTTGGCGACAATCATCGTGTTACCGGATTTAATGTATCACGCACAAATTATTTACGGACAAAACAGTAATTATATTTTACCGATGTTTCTGGCATTAGCTGTTATGTATTTTGTGGTGTGTTATATGCTTTCAATTTTGTCACACTATTTGGAAAAACGCTTGGCTTAA
- a CDS encoding peptide ABC transporter substrate-binding protein produces the protein MKVKKGWLVATFLVGALVLAGCGNSKANSGSSSKLASSYNYVYTLDPDNLDYTVSSRASNSDIYSNFEDGLLERNPEGQLKGALAKSWSVSKDGKTYTYHLRKGVKWVDSEGNDYADVKAQDFVTGLKHAVAAKSETLYVVQDSIKGLDDYVSGKTKDFSKVGIKATGKYTVQYTLNQPETYWNSKLTYGVMFPVNAKFLAQKGKDFGKAQADGILYNGPFVLSNFTSKSVIEFKKNSSYWDTKDVHLKTVKLTYNDGSNPDGLYKSFKSGDYTAARVYPSSAGYKDVVKQSKNNIIWSDQDASVYNFTFNLNRRAYSATSKKTSKAKANTKKAIWNRDFRLAVQFAFNKTNYAAQINGKSGANKALRNEMTPPSFVTIDGKDYGSQVETDLSKNDSDAFGSVNLADAQDGTYKPAKAKEYLAKALKTLKSEGVTGTIHLDLPVDEKSTTNLNEAKSFKNSVEKTLGKKNVTIDLQMLNEDKFNAATYAATTGAASDFDISNASGWSPDYDDPSSYLEIYNPESGSMLQTIGLDASSTTKIASDTAAVKAVGLDQYAKLLSKAEAITTDTNARYKAFAKAEAWLLNSGIQIPVYSLGGSPSVTKVVPYTKPYAQSGLGAQRYKYVKVQKKAVTISQNKKAKAAWTSKREKIAKAADNN, from the coding sequence ATGAAGGTAAAAAAAGGATGGCTAGTCGCAACGTTTTTGGTTGGCGCACTTGTGTTAGCTGGCTGTGGTAATAGCAAAGCAAACTCAGGTAGTTCTAGTAAATTAGCTTCAAGTTATAATTATGTGTATACACTTGATCCAGATAATTTGGATTATACAGTGTCATCACGGGCATCAAATAGTGACATTTATTCAAACTTTGAGGACGGACTTTTGGAACGCAATCCAGAGGGGCAACTTAAAGGGGCCTTAGCTAAATCATGGTCAGTCAGCAAAGATGGCAAGACTTATACATATCATTTGCGTAAGGGCGTCAAATGGGTTGATAGCGAAGGTAATGATTACGCCGACGTCAAAGCTCAGGATTTTGTAACTGGTTTGAAGCATGCGGTTGCTGCTAAATCAGAAACCTTATATGTGGTTCAAGACAGCATTAAAGGCCTTGACGATTATGTAAGTGGCAAGACAAAAGACTTTTCAAAGGTTGGTATTAAAGCAACTGGCAAATACACAGTGCAATACACTTTGAATCAACCAGAAACATATTGGAATTCTAAATTAACTTATGGGGTTATGTTCCCAGTTAATGCTAAGTTCTTAGCTCAAAAGGGTAAAGACTTTGGTAAGGCACAAGCCGATGGAATTCTCTATAATGGCCCATTCGTCTTATCCAACTTCACTTCTAAATCAGTTATCGAGTTTAAGAAGAACAGTAGTTACTGGGATACAAAGGATGTTCATCTTAAAACTGTAAAACTCACATACAATGATGGTAGTAATCCAGATGGTCTCTACAAATCATTTAAGAGTGGCGATTACACTGCCGCTCGAGTTTACCCAAGCTCTGCTGGTTACAAAGATGTTGTTAAACAAAGTAAAAATAACATTATCTGGTCTGATCAAGATGCATCTGTATATAACTTTACGTTTAACTTAAATCGTCGTGCTTACAGTGCAACATCTAAGAAAACATCTAAGGCTAAAGCTAATACTAAAAAAGCTATTTGGAACCGTGATTTTCGTCTAGCTGTTCAATTTGCCTTTAATAAGACCAACTACGCGGCACAAATTAACGGTAAGAGCGGTGCCAATAAAGCCTTACGTAACGAGATGACTCCTCCTTCATTCGTTACAATTGATGGTAAAGACTACGGCTCACAAGTTGAAACTGATTTGAGCAAGAACGATTCTGATGCATTTGGCAGTGTTAACTTAGCAGATGCTCAAGATGGAACTTACAAACCAGCAAAGGCAAAAGAGTATCTTGCCAAAGCATTAAAGACACTCAAATCTGAAGGCGTCACTGGCACAATTCATTTAGATTTACCAGTAGATGAGAAATCTACAACTAACTTGAATGAAGCAAAATCATTTAAAAATTCAGTTGAAAAAACACTTGGTAAAAAGAATGTCACAATTGATCTTCAAATGTTAAATGAAGACAAGTTTAATGCTGCAACATACGCAGCAACCACTGGTGCAGCAAGTGATTTCGATATTAGTAATGCTTCTGGTTGGTCTCCAGATTATGATGATCCTTCATCATATCTTGAAATCTACAACCCTGAATCAGGTTCAATGTTACAAACAATTGGATTAGATGCTAGTTCAACAACTAAGATTGCTTCCGACACAGCCGCTGTAAAAGCTGTTGGCTTGGATCAATACGCTAAGTTGTTAAGCAAAGCTGAAGCAATTACAACTGATACAAATGCTCGTTACAAAGCATTTGCAAAAGCTGAGGCATGGTTGCTTAACAGTGGTATTCAGATTCCTGTATATTCACTTGGTGGTTCACCTTCTGTTACAAAGGTTGTACCATACACAAAGCCATACGCACAATCTGGGCTTGGTGCACAACGTTATAAATATGTGAAAGTTCAAAAGAAAGCTGTTACGATTTCACAAAATAAGAAAGCAAAAGCTGCTTGGACTTCAAAACGTGAAAAGATTGCCAAAGCTGCTGACAATAATTAA